A stretch of Candidatus Polarisedimenticolia bacterium DNA encodes these proteins:
- a CDS encoding FG-GAP-like repeat-containing protein encodes MLLRIGAGAGLLALSGWYLFPAERGILALRPGLPDRPGAVLAADFNLDGKVDLLQANFESSDVSLFQEDPAGNYVERSPSPFLAAAGPTFLASADLNKDNRPDAIVVNRIARTVTVLLSDVDLTFVTKPTVVAARGAQAVAIADFNRDGKLDLAITGEVDDTVSIYIGRGDGTFGFARSVDVRSSAQKTASTRVGAFGIVSGDFNRDNKPDLAVTQFCADNLAVLLGNGTGAFQTPVIYPVGRHPTYAVATRLNDDQLPGPADDFPDLTVLLSGGQASDPLDCQKLTGPSDPGGIVPVLSVGDGTVTVGTPQLSGDGDQPRQLTAGRIFHSSFDDVVVANLGSNTLSLFAADGTGGFLSSPTVLGSGSSTLRSPNAVALADRDGDGFPDRIAATNFDGDSLTLFDGGGVNPFVEVPISPVTATRAPSALTSSFLDAGSSEDLVVLSQTGDALQTFSSLGNAFFFKRRQSPFPAGSAPTALTLADFDRDLFLDVAVALADQDGTAGGTSVPVIQILRGSGFATFGSVVGACSGGTSAGASCTSDAFCPGGTCAFTLTLGVCLGGDNAGKSCTGDPDCPSGTCLLPETAVPLAASATGLLGTDLNLLDADRDGIPNTADNCPSRYNPAQTNTRGKTCLGGTNNAQPCILDSDCPGGSCIETTPRGDDCDSTTADPDGDLVTDLNDNCLDIYNPSQADADSNEVGTACDHDPDLVALEPASSQIEVLVREPAGDFLSPVALSLGATPGEIVDGQFTAGDGNPDLAVTLPGTGSVQILRGDGTGGFTALAPIAIGGTPVGLAVLDANPKDEDLDGVPDILDNCPTRANPTQQDTDRDGAGDACSLVENPDGDVTVTFIARRQDNCPDVYNFIQLDTDKDGIGDACDSNPSIYNPADDQDADGIPNATDNCPTRYNPGQENFNTDSVGNACAQPTDPDLDSFPTAVLTRDNCPDTYNLGQEDVDGNGIGDACDDRSDLAFADSSGNLRLAIQFPPGSWVIRPPLSTGAGSTSVAAVDLNGDTVLDLVVANTAGASLSVFLGNGDGTFLHDSAFDVPSLPGPIALRGGFFRRDPVIDFGEVAALSPSLNTPMITVNILSERADIDGSGRVGGRDLAFWAQGFGFSRNDPGYAASRGADINLDGKIDGLDLVFLTSQYGKEMPPAPP; translated from the coding sequence TTGCTCTTACGCATTGGCGCCGGAGCGGGCCTCCTCGCCCTCTCGGGCTGGTATCTCTTTCCCGCCGAGAGAGGAATCCTGGCGCTGCGTCCCGGGTTGCCCGACCGTCCGGGAGCGGTGCTCGCTGCCGATTTCAACCTCGATGGAAAAGTCGATCTCCTGCAGGCGAATTTCGAATCTTCCGACGTTTCGCTGTTCCAGGAGGACCCGGCGGGAAACTACGTCGAGCGCAGTCCCTCTCCCTTTCTGGCGGCGGCGGGCCCCACCTTTCTCGCGTCAGCGGACCTCAACAAGGACAATCGCCCCGACGCTATCGTGGTGAACCGCATCGCGCGCACCGTGACCGTGCTCCTCTCCGACGTGGACCTCACCTTCGTGACCAAGCCCACCGTCGTGGCGGCACGCGGCGCCCAGGCGGTCGCGATCGCCGACTTCAACCGCGATGGAAAGCTGGACCTGGCGATTACCGGAGAGGTCGACGACACCGTTTCGATCTACATAGGCCGGGGCGATGGAACGTTCGGCTTCGCACGCAGCGTCGACGTGCGCAGTTCCGCCCAGAAGACCGCCTCCACCCGGGTCGGAGCCTTCGGCATCGTCAGCGGCGATTTCAATCGCGACAACAAGCCCGACCTGGCGGTGACGCAGTTCTGCGCAGACAACCTTGCCGTCCTCCTGGGGAATGGTACCGGAGCGTTTCAAACTCCCGTCATCTATCCGGTGGGCCGCCATCCAACCTACGCCGTCGCCACGCGCCTGAACGATGATCAGCTCCCCGGCCCCGCGGATGACTTCCCCGACCTGACCGTGCTGTTGTCGGGGGGCCAGGCGAGCGATCCTCTCGACTGCCAGAAGCTCACGGGGCCCAGCGATCCGGGCGGGATCGTCCCGGTCCTGAGCGTGGGAGACGGGACGGTGACCGTCGGGACGCCCCAGCTCAGCGGCGACGGGGACCAGCCGCGACAGTTGACGGCCGGCAGGATTTTCCATTCCTCTTTCGATGACGTGGTGGTCGCCAATCTCGGCTCGAACACCCTGTCGCTGTTCGCAGCCGACGGGACGGGCGGATTTCTGTCCTCCCCCACCGTGCTGGGGTCCGGATCGAGCACTCTCAGAAGTCCCAACGCTGTGGCGCTGGCCGATCGCGACGGCGACGGCTTCCCGGATCGGATCGCGGCGACCAACTTCGACGGTGACTCTCTGACTCTCTTCGACGGTGGGGGCGTGAACCCCTTCGTCGAGGTACCGATTTCTCCGGTCACGGCGACGCGCGCCCCTTCGGCGCTCACCTCGAGCTTCCTCGATGCCGGCAGCAGCGAGGATCTCGTCGTCCTTTCGCAGACGGGCGACGCCCTGCAGACCTTCAGCTCGCTCGGCAACGCTTTCTTCTTCAAGCGCCGGCAGTCTCCCTTCCCGGCTGGCTCCGCACCCACGGCCCTGACCCTGGCCGATTTCGATCGCGACCTCTTCCTCGACGTCGCCGTGGCGCTGGCCGATCAGGACGGGACCGCCGGAGGGACGTCGGTGCCGGTGATCCAGATCCTGCGCGGCAGCGGCTTCGCGACTTTCGGCTCGGTGGTGGGAGCCTGCTCCGGAGGCACCTCCGCCGGCGCGAGTTGTACCTCCGACGCCTTCTGCCCGGGCGGGACCTGTGCCTTCACGCTGACGCTGGGAGTCTGCCTGGGAGGCGACAATGCCGGAAAATCGTGCACGGGGGATCCCGATTGTCCCTCGGGGACCTGCCTGCTTCCCGAGACCGCCGTCCCTCTTGCGGCATCGGCCACGGGCCTGCTGGGCACCGATTTGAACCTGCTCGACGCCGATCGGGACGGGATCCCGAACACCGCCGACAACTGCCCTTCCCGCTACAATCCCGCCCAGACCAACACGCGCGGTAAGACTTGCCTGGGCGGCACGAACAATGCTCAGCCGTGCATCCTGGACAGCGATTGTCCCGGGGGTTCCTGCATCGAGACGACGCCGCGCGGCGATGATTGCGACAGCACCACGGCCGATCCCGATGGGGACCTGGTCACCGACCTCAACGACAACTGCCTGGACATCTACAACCCTTCCCAGGCGGACGCCGACTCCAACGAGGTCGGAACCGCCTGCGATCACGACCCCGATCTTGTCGCGCTGGAGCCCGCTTCCAGCCAGATCGAGGTCCTTGTCCGCGAGCCGGCGGGTGACTTCCTGAGTCCCGTGGCCCTATCTCTCGGCGCCACCCCGGGGGAGATTGTGGACGGGCAGTTCACCGCCGGCGACGGCAACCCCGATCTGGCGGTCACCCTGCCCGGCACGGGATCGGTGCAGATCCTTCGGGGTGACGGCACGGGAGGATTCACCGCCCTCGCCCCGATTGCGATCGGCGGCACTCCCGTCGGCCTGGCGGTGCTCGACGCGAATCCGAAAGACGAGGATCTGGACGGCGTTCCCGATATCCTCGACAACTGTCCCACCCGCGCCAACCCTACCCAACAGGATACCGACCGCGACGGTGCGGGAGACGCGTGCAGCCTGGTCGAGAACCCGGACGGCGACGTCACCGTGACCTTCATCGCCAGGCGGCAGGACAACTGCCCGGACGTCTACAATTTCATCCAGCTCGATACCGATAAGGACGGCATCGGGGACGCCTGCGACAGCAACCCGAGCATCTACAATCCCGCCGATGATCAGGATGCCGACGGGATCCCGAACGCCACCGACAACTGCCCCACCCGCTACAATCCCGGTCAGGAGAACTTCAACACCGACTCGGTGGGAAACGCCTGTGCGCAGCCGACCGATCCCGACCTGGATTCCTTCCCAACGGCCGTCCTGACGCGCGACAATTGCCCGGACACCTACAACCTTGGGCAGGAGGATGTCGACGGGAACGGCATCGGCGACGCCTGCGATGATCGCAGCGATCTGGCTTTCGCTGACTCCTCGGGCAACCTGCGTCTGGCCATCCAGTTTCCACCTGGAAGCTGGGTCATTCGCCCGCCGTTAAGCACGGGGGCCGGATCGACCTCGGTCGCGGCCGTGGATCTCAACGGCGATACGGTGCTCGATCTGGTGGTGGCGAACACAGCCGGCGCCAGTCTGAGCGTGTTCCTGGGAAACGGCGACGGCACCTTCCTGCACGATTCCGCCTTCGACGTTCCATCGCTCCCCGGACCCATCGCGCTGCGCGGGGGCTTCTTCCGCCGCGATCCGGTCATCGACTTCGGCGAGGTGGCCGCCTTGAGCCCCTCCCTGAACACCCCGATGATCACCGTGAACATCCTCTCCGAGCGCGCCGATATCGACGGATCGGGCCGGGTCGGTGGGCGCGACCTGGCCTTCTGGGCCCAGGGGTTCGGCTTCTCGCGAAACGACCCGGGCTATGCCGCCTCGCGCGGGGCCGACATCAACCTGGATGGAAAAATCGACGGGCTGGACCTGGTTTTTCTCACTTCCCAGTACGGCAAGGAGATGCCGCCGGCGCCGCCGTGA
- the fabZ gene encoding 3-hydroxyacyl-ACP dehydratase FabZ, whose product MEPLDVRAIMEIIPHRYPFLLVDRVVELEEGKRIVAIKNVSFNEPYFQGHFPGNPIMPGVLVVEAMAQAGAVLLLHSRPESRGKVVYFAGIDKAKFRRPVVPGDRISLRVEVLKLRSRTCLMRGEAFVGENLVAEAEIFSSMGDAP is encoded by the coding sequence ATGGAACCCCTGGACGTCCGCGCCATCATGGAGATCATCCCGCATCGCTATCCCTTCCTGCTGGTGGATCGCGTGGTCGAGCTGGAGGAGGGTAAGCGCATCGTCGCGATCAAGAACGTGTCGTTCAACGAGCCCTATTTCCAGGGACACTTTCCGGGGAACCCGATCATGCCGGGAGTGCTGGTGGTGGAGGCGATGGCCCAGGCGGGGGCCGTCCTGCTGCTGCACTCCCGTCCGGAGAGCCGCGGCAAGGTCGTCTACTTCGCCGGCATCGACAAGGCGAAATTCCGACGTCCCGTCGTTCCCGGGGACCGCATCAGCCTGCGTGTCGAGGTTCTCAAGCTGCGCAGCCGGACCTGCCTGATGCGGGGCGAGGCGTTCGTCGGGGAGAATCTGGTCGCCGAGGCCGAGATCTTCTCCTCCATGGGGGATGCGCCGTGA
- a CDS encoding Gfo/Idh/MocA family oxidoreductase, translated as MGVPIAVIGVGHLGRHHARLLASLPGADLTGVVDRDPARASEIAALHGTEAFPDPAALPARTRAAVVAVPTLHHHAVALEGLERGWDLLVEKPLAASVAQGREIVETAARLGRVLQVGHTERYNPAVREALARVSRPRFLEVHRLGVFAGRSLDVDVILDLMIHDLDIALSLDPSGVQEVAAVGVNALTDKMDIANARVLFASGCVANLTASRISSEMVRKIRIFQPESYLSVDSALQELTHVRLERSGGAAPHIARVPSEIEKQEPLRCELEDFLEAVRDRRRPIVSGADGLAALELAETIRQVIQEGGR; from the coding sequence ATGGGCGTCCCGATCGCCGTCATCGGAGTGGGTCACCTCGGACGCCACCATGCCCGCCTGCTGGCTTCTCTTCCCGGCGCCGATCTCACAGGGGTCGTCGATCGCGACCCCGCGCGGGCCTCGGAGATCGCTGCGCTGCATGGCACCGAGGCCTTTCCGGATCCGGCCGCGCTGCCGGCGCGGACGCGCGCGGCGGTCGTCGCCGTGCCGACCCTGCACCATCACGCCGTTGCTCTGGAGGGCCTCGAGAGAGGATGGGACCTCCTGGTTGAGAAGCCGCTGGCGGCGAGCGTTGCACAGGGCCGGGAGATCGTCGAGACGGCGGCGCGGCTGGGACGCGTCCTCCAGGTCGGCCACACGGAGCGCTACAACCCTGCGGTGCGGGAAGCCCTGGCGCGTGTCAGCCGCCCGCGCTTCCTGGAGGTCCATCGCCTCGGAGTGTTCGCCGGGCGCAGCCTCGACGTGGACGTCATCCTCGACCTGATGATTCACGACCTGGACATCGCCCTGAGCCTCGACCCCAGTGGGGTGCAGGAAGTGGCCGCCGTGGGAGTCAATGCGCTGACCGACAAGATGGACATCGCCAACGCGCGCGTGCTCTTCGCCTCGGGCTGCGTCGCCAATCTGACCGCCAGCCGCATCAGCTCCGAGATGGTCCGGAAGATCCGCATCTTTCAGCCGGAGAGCTACCTGAGCGTCGACTCGGCCCTGCAGGAGCTCACGCATGTCCGGCTGGAGCGCTCCGGCGGCGCCGCGCCGCACATCGCCCGAGTCCCTTCCGAGATTGAGAAGCAGGAGCCGCTGCGCTGCGAGCTGGAGGATTTCCTAGAAGCGGTGCGCGACCGGAGGCGCCCGATCGTCTCGGGCGCCGACGGGCTGGCCGCCCTCGAGCTTGCCGAGACCATCCGCCAGGTCATCCAGGAGGGCGGGAGATGA
- the rsmD gene encoding 16S rRNA (guanine(966)-N(2))-methyltransferase RsmD → MGNLRIIGGERRGFPLASPRDSELRPTSNRVREALFDILGPAIVGGRVLDLFAGTGAVGLEALSRGAAACLFIESAPIAAALIRTNLKSCRFEDRGELRSGSLPEALDVLEHRPDFDFVFLDPPYGGGDLGFAVLERLGSGKLVAPEGRVAFEHRKSHEIPSEFGRLRHRRTARYGDSEISFFTVFEPRS, encoded by the coding sequence GTGGGTAACTTGCGGATTATCGGTGGCGAGAGGCGCGGGTTTCCGCTGGCTTCTCCGCGAGACAGCGAGCTTCGTCCCACCTCCAACCGGGTGCGGGAAGCACTGTTCGACATCCTCGGACCGGCCATCGTCGGCGGCAGGGTCCTGGATCTCTTTGCCGGGACGGGAGCGGTGGGACTCGAGGCGCTGAGCCGGGGTGCCGCGGCGTGTTTGTTCATCGAGAGCGCTCCAATCGCGGCCGCCCTGATTCGGACCAACCTGAAGTCCTGCCGCTTCGAGGATCGAGGCGAGCTCCGGAGCGGATCGCTGCCCGAAGCGCTCGATGTGCTGGAGCATCGCCCAGACTTCGATTTCGTATTCCTCGATCCTCCCTATGGGGGGGGAGATTTGGGCTTCGCAGTGCTCGAGCGGCTCGGATCGGGGAAGCTGGTGGCGCCGGAAGGGCGCGTGGCTTTCGAGCACCGCAAGTCCCATGAGATCCCGTCCGAGTTCGGTCGGCTCCGGCACCGCCGCACCGCGCGCTACGGAGACAGTGAAATCTCTTTCTTCACCGTTTTCGAGCCTCGCTCGTGA
- a CDS encoding energy transducer TonB codes for MMASPFSTPPDRRFRLGLGGAVLVSLALHALLLIWMMVGGAADILLLAPRRAAVAVGQGQKTPDSMQFTFVELPDDRPVAENPRARLLSDKTRVARQPVPTPPGALLTPDPHSLGDSPERRAGGVRSMPGRPSPPPSGAAGGGAVSRHAEGQNPAVEEDPGGDLRVRPDDHGAEDEQEGEQSGGPGESREDRRAAFQKALKDLNSGSYDFSGFDNPGYLQGNNYGTLSFDTKGFDWGDYARQLYLIIKKNWYDRIPIAAYYGQKGKVFIRFVIAKNGSITDLAVIRSSEITPFDKAAENAIRASNPLPPLPSNFPKDAEGVTFGFFYNLPIERD; via the coding sequence ATGATGGCAAGCCCCTTTTCCACGCCGCCCGACAGGCGGTTCCGCCTCGGTCTGGGCGGCGCCGTGCTGGTGTCCCTGGCACTGCATGCTCTCCTTCTGATCTGGATGATGGTCGGGGGCGCTGCCGATATTCTCCTGCTCGCCCCTCGCCGGGCCGCCGTCGCCGTCGGGCAGGGCCAGAAAACTCCCGATTCCATGCAATTCACCTTCGTGGAGCTACCCGACGATCGGCCCGTGGCGGAGAACCCCCGGGCGAGGCTCCTGTCGGACAAGACTCGCGTGGCGCGGCAGCCGGTTCCGACGCCACCCGGCGCCCTTCTGACGCCGGACCCCCATTCGTTGGGCGATTCGCCGGAGCGCCGTGCAGGAGGAGTTCGGTCGATGCCTGGCCGCCCGAGCCCGCCGCCTTCGGGTGCTGCAGGAGGAGGAGCTGTCTCCAGACACGCCGAGGGACAGAATCCGGCTGTCGAGGAGGATCCGGGCGGTGATTTAAGGGTTCGGCCGGACGATCACGGCGCGGAAGACGAGCAGGAGGGCGAGCAGAGCGGCGGCCCGGGAGAATCGCGCGAGGATCGTCGCGCGGCATTCCAGAAGGCGCTCAAGGACCTGAATTCGGGGTCCTATGATTTCAGCGGCTTCGACAATCCCGGCTACCTTCAGGGGAACAACTACGGAACGCTCTCCTTCGACACGAAGGGCTTCGACTGGGGCGATTACGCGCGTCAGCTCTACCTGATCATCAAGAAGAACTGGTACGACCGGATTCCGATCGCCGCCTATTATGGACAGAAGGGCAAAGTATTCATCCGCTTCGTTATCGCGAAGAACGGCAGCATCACCGACCTCGCGGTGATCCGCTCCTCGGAGATCACACCGTTCGACAAGGCGGCGGAAAACGCCATCCGGGCTTCGAATCCGCTCCCCCCGCTCCCCTCCAATTTCCCCAAGGACGCCGAAGGCGTCACCTTCGGCTTCTTTTACAACCTGCCGATCGAGCGGGACTAA
- the lpxA gene encoding acyl-ACP--UDP-N-acetylglucosamine O-acyltransferase, with amino-acid sequence MSPAEVHPSALVHPGAELGEGCRVGAFSQVGEKVRLGAGCEVMSHVVIDGDTQAGEGCRFFPFSAIGLEPQDLKYRGEPTSVRIGARNQFREYCTVHAGTVGGGGVTTLGDGNLFMAYTHVAHDCHVGSSTIFANAATLAGHVTVEDFAVIGAFSGVHQFCRIGTHAYIGGYSVITQDALPYVLTVGNRARAFGINIVGLKRKSFPEETVAALKQAYRLLFHSKLITAQAIERIDRELGGIPEVQYLASFIRSSQRGIVK; translated from the coding sequence GTGAGTCCGGCGGAGGTCCATCCGAGCGCTCTCGTGCACCCCGGCGCCGAGCTCGGCGAGGGATGCCGGGTCGGTGCCTTCAGCCAGGTGGGAGAGAAGGTGCGTCTCGGGGCGGGTTGCGAGGTGATGTCCCACGTGGTGATCGACGGTGACACGCAGGCCGGCGAGGGGTGCCGCTTCTTCCCGTTCAGCGCCATCGGGCTGGAGCCGCAGGATCTCAAGTACCGCGGCGAGCCGACCTCCGTCCGCATCGGGGCACGCAACCAGTTCCGCGAGTACTGCACGGTGCACGCGGGGACCGTCGGGGGCGGCGGGGTGACGACCCTCGGCGACGGTAACCTGTTCATGGCCTATACCCACGTGGCCCACGATTGCCACGTCGGCAGCTCCACCATCTTCGCCAACGCGGCCACCCTCGCGGGGCACGTGACGGTGGAGGACTTCGCGGTCATCGGCGCCTTCTCCGGCGTGCACCAGTTCTGCAGGATCGGCACGCACGCCTACATCGGCGGCTACTCGGTGATCACGCAGGACGCGCTGCCCTACGTGCTCACCGTGGGGAACCGGGCGCGCGCCTTCGGCATCAACATCGTCGGGCTCAAGCGCAAGTCGTTTCCCGAGGAGACGGTCGCCGCGCTCAAGCAGGCCTACCGGCTGCTGTTCCACAGCAAGCTGATTACGGCCCAGGCCATCGAGCGGATCGACCGGGAGCTGGGCGGAATCCCGGAAGTGCAGTACCTTGCCTCGTTCATCCGCTCCTCCCAGCGCGGCATCGTGAAGTAG
- a CDS encoding LysM peptidoglycan-binding domain-containing protein, giving the protein MKIQEQLRKAGYAFLALLLAGTVVAIRAEDAGTGGNGATADTAASAETKQSAPATAGQESPTAAPAEKEKKTPAPAVTTIETPPESTTPPKNLRKVGNHWTPYQPPDPESFPEGAQIHVIVPGDTLWGMAGTHFQNPWLWPQIWNENRYILDSHWIYPGDPLLLPPRPTVVSEIVPATGTPGEPALPSPDSGNEEDEEETDVAPPEPSAQASADYEAPGLAADHTDLYCVGEVRPAYQKTALYIANSEEPKVGLSTGDLVYLNGGRDHDKVKPGDSFVVIARGSEVFHPVTDKWLGTYVRRLGRVKVLAVQDRTSIAEITESCQDRIEVGFELEADPGLTSPPAREITFSKLDVEPSGKPNGYVVYLQDGMNGAIAGSMVDVDLGTRDGVHAGDTMLIYLNNAAPRPRDVEYDYKWDNKRMVSQPLRDDSSHELFPRKPIGQLVVIRTEERTSSAKIIYSIRDVEVGSLVELR; this is encoded by the coding sequence ATGAAGATTCAGGAGCAGCTGAGAAAGGCCGGCTACGCGTTCCTGGCGTTGCTTCTCGCCGGCACCGTGGTCGCGATCCGCGCGGAAGACGCCGGAACGGGCGGCAACGGGGCGACGGCCGATACGGCCGCTTCCGCGGAGACGAAGCAGTCCGCTCCGGCCACGGCCGGACAGGAGAGCCCAACCGCCGCTCCTGCGGAGAAGGAAAAGAAGACCCCAGCCCCGGCTGTCACGACGATCGAGACTCCTCCCGAGTCGACCACCCCTCCCAAGAACCTCAGGAAAGTGGGGAATCACTGGACTCCTTACCAGCCCCCCGATCCCGAGTCGTTCCCGGAAGGAGCCCAGATACACGTCATCGTGCCCGGCGACACCCTGTGGGGCATGGCGGGGACGCACTTCCAGAATCCCTGGTTGTGGCCGCAGATCTGGAACGAGAACCGCTATATCCTCGACTCCCACTGGATCTATCCGGGCGATCCTCTCCTGCTGCCGCCGCGCCCGACCGTCGTCTCCGAGATCGTGCCGGCGACCGGCACTCCGGGAGAGCCCGCCCTCCCGTCTCCCGACAGTGGCAATGAGGAAGATGAGGAAGAGACCGACGTGGCCCCGCCGGAGCCCTCGGCCCAGGCTTCCGCGGATTACGAAGCCCCGGGGCTCGCAGCCGACCACACCGATCTCTATTGCGTCGGGGAGGTGCGACCGGCTTATCAGAAAACCGCTCTGTACATCGCCAATTCCGAGGAGCCGAAGGTCGGTCTGTCGACAGGCGACCTTGTCTATCTGAACGGCGGCAGGGACCATGACAAGGTGAAGCCCGGGGACAGCTTCGTGGTGATCGCCCGAGGCAGCGAGGTCTTCCACCCCGTCACCGACAAGTGGTTGGGAACCTACGTGCGCCGCCTGGGTCGCGTGAAAGTGCTCGCGGTGCAGGACCGGACCTCCATCGCGGAGATCACCGAGAGCTGTCAGGATCGGATCGAGGTCGGTTTCGAGCTGGAGGCCGATCCGGGGCTGACCTCTCCGCCGGCGCGCGAGATCACCTTCAGCAAGCTCGATGTGGAGCCCAGCGGAAAGCCGAACGGCTACGTGGTCTACCTACAGGACGGCATGAACGGCGCCATCGCCGGCTCCATGGTGGACGTGGATCTCGGCACCCGCGACGGCGTGCACGCCGGGGACACGATGCTGATCTACTTGAACAATGCCGCTCCGCGTCCGCGCGACGTGGAATACGACTACAAGTGGGACAACAAGCGGATGGTTTCGCAGCCTCTGCGGGACGACTCGAGCCACGAGCTGTTCCCGCGCAAGCCGATCGGCCAGCTCGTCGTGATCCGCACCGAGGAGCGCACTTCCAGCGCCAAGATCATCTATTCGATCCGCGATGTCGAGGTGGGCAGTCTAGTGGAACTGCGCTAG
- a CDS encoding serine hydrolase, translating into MTAARAYLDEQRGRGIFPGARYRIARGQEVMEDGWLGAAVVEPEKVPVVEETIYDLASLTKPLVTGALAGLLHARGTISLEAPLRQLLPEISDSWVGETSLMDLLVHRSGLPAWIPIYLSASDRAGYLRTIAGLPREYRTGARVTYSCLGYILVGLALERTGGAPLDELARREIFDPLGLKETRFNPPAPWRRLIAATERGNAREQELAGVAGRSFAGWRSQVVWGECHDLNAWSLGGVSGNAGLFSTAAEVHAMALEFLNLGKGLYDRATVQLLQRDQTPGLNENRSVGWQLALTPGCSAGPEMSPAAIGHTGFTGTSLWIDPAEGWILILLTNRVHPAYRPDDMNAVRRGFHRAALGARDVRGTD; encoded by the coding sequence ATGACGGCGGCGAGGGCTTATCTCGATGAGCAGCGCGGCCGCGGCATTTTCCCGGGGGCGCGCTACCGCATCGCGCGCGGGCAGGAGGTGATGGAAGACGGCTGGCTCGGTGCCGCCGTCGTCGAGCCGGAGAAGGTCCCCGTCGTCGAGGAAACCATTTACGATCTCGCCTCGCTCACCAAGCCCCTGGTAACGGGAGCCCTCGCCGGGCTGCTGCATGCCCGCGGGACGATTTCGCTGGAGGCACCGCTCCGGCAGCTCCTTCCGGAAATCTCCGACAGCTGGGTGGGAGAGACGAGCCTGATGGACCTGCTGGTCCACCGCTCCGGCCTGCCCGCCTGGATCCCGATCTACCTGAGCGCCTCCGATCGCGCCGGCTATCTGCGGACGATTGCCGGATTGCCGCGCGAATACCGGACAGGAGCCCGCGTCACCTACAGCTGCCTGGGCTACATCCTGGTCGGTCTGGCGCTCGAGCGGACCGGCGGTGCGCCTCTCGACGAGCTGGCTCGCCGCGAGATCTTCGACCCTCTGGGCCTGAAGGAGACCCGGTTCAATCCGCCGGCACCATGGAGGCGGCTCATCGCCGCCACGGAGCGCGGCAATGCCCGCGAGCAGGAGCTGGCCGGGGTCGCGGGGCGCAGCTTTGCAGGGTGGCGCTCCCAGGTGGTGTGGGGAGAATGCCACGACCTGAACGCCTGGAGCCTGGGAGGAGTGAGCGGCAACGCCGGGTTGTTCTCGACCGCCGCCGAGGTGCATGCGATGGCCCTGGAATTCCTCAATCTGGGCAAGGGGTTGTACGATAGAGCTACCGTGCAGCTTCTGCAGCGAGACCAGACCCCCGGGTTGAACGAGAATCGCTCGGTAGGCTGGCAGTTGGCGCTCACCCCGGGCTGCTCGGCCGGCCCGGAAATGTCGCCTGCGGCGATCGGCCACACGGGATTCACCGGGACTTCGCTCTGGATCGATCCGGCCGAAGGATGGATTCTGATCTTGCTGACCAATCGCGTGCATCCCGCCTACCGTCCGGATGACATGAATGCCGTCCGCCGCGGCTTCCACCGCGCAGCGCTCGGGGCGCGTGATGTCCGCGGAACTGACTAG
- the ybgF gene encoding tol-pal system protein YbgF translates to MSEKPGLRAVSLSCLSICLVSLLTTGCAVHKSPAVDTDVKALQNRIYELQKKNAEAQVELQDLREAGGGSAPTASDVEGFQTAEEPEVTGSTVDLGSSGPTRNDEPPATGTGAPGSSQPSEGSRGETDKLFVDAYAQFNSGDYPKAQDEFTQFLSASPQSDLADDAQYWIGECLFSRKDYRKAIPEFRKVIDQYPFGNRVPHAFLKVGLSYLALGDRERATESLETVVQAFPKSEVATVAQATLDELKKPAQK, encoded by the coding sequence ATGAGCGAAAAGCCAGGTTTGCGCGCCGTCTCCCTCTCCTGCCTGTCGATTTGCCTAGTCTCCCTCCTGACGACCGGGTGCGCGGTCCACAAGAGCCCCGCGGTCGATACCGACGTGAAAGCCCTGCAGAACAGGATTTACGAGCTGCAGAAGAAAAACGCCGAAGCTCAGGTCGAGCTCCAGGACCTGCGCGAGGCCGGTGGCGGCTCCGCTCCGACCGCCTCGGACGTGGAAGGCTTCCAGACAGCCGAAGAGCCGGAGGTGACCGGCTCCACAGTTGATCTCGGGAGCTCGGGTCCGACCCGCAACGACGAGCCTCCCGCTACCGGAACCGGCGCGCCGGGCTCTTCCCAGCCTTCGGAAGGGAGCCGGGGAGAAACCGACAAGCTGTTCGTGGACGCCTATGCCCAGTTCAACAGCGGCGATTACCCGAAGGCCCAGGATGAGTTCACGCAATTCCTGTCGGCCTCGCCTCAGAGCGATCTGGCCGACGATGCCCAGTACTGGATCGGCGAGTGCCTGTTTTCGCGCAAGGACTATCGCAAAGCCATTCCCGAGTTCCGCAAGGTCATCGACCAGTATCCCTTCGGAAACCGGGTGCCCCACGCATTTCTGAAGGTCGGGCTCTCCTATCTCGCCCTCGGCGATCGGGAGCGCGCCACCGAGAGCCTGGAAACCGTCGTCCAGGCCTTCCCGAAGAGCGAGGTGGCCACGGTGGCACAGGCCACTCTGGACGAGCTCAAGAAGCCTGCTCAGAAGTAA